The proteins below are encoded in one region of Streptomyces cyanogenus:
- a CDS encoding cytochrome c oxidase assembly protein, whose product MDHSGHGMMMDLPPFTLGRGLQWSADPFFLVACLAGLALYGWGVVRLRRRGDAWPVSRTVSYVVGVLTIALVMCTRLNDYGMVMFSVHMVQHMVISMLSPILILLGAPVTLALRALPTAGRGRKGPRELLLMLLHSRYMQIITHPAFTIPLFIASLYGLYFTPLFDFLMGSKTGHVAMMVHFLAVGVVFFWPIIGVDPGPHRPGHLMRMLELFAGMPFHAFFGIALMMASTPMVETFQHPPGSLGVEALSDQSAAGGIAWAFSEIPSVLVLIALLFQWYRSEQRQAKRTDRAADRDGDKELAAYNAYLASLNAREG is encoded by the coding sequence ATGGATCACAGCGGGCACGGCATGATGATGGATCTGCCGCCGTTCACGCTGGGGCGGGGTCTTCAGTGGTCGGCCGACCCGTTCTTCCTCGTGGCCTGCCTCGCCGGTCTGGCGCTCTACGGCTGGGGGGTCGTGCGGCTGCGGCGGCGCGGGGACGCGTGGCCGGTGTCGCGTACGGTGTCGTACGTCGTCGGTGTGCTCACGATCGCGCTGGTCATGTGCACCAGGCTGAACGACTACGGCATGGTCATGTTCAGCGTGCACATGGTGCAGCACATGGTGATCAGCATGCTGTCGCCGATCCTGATCCTGCTCGGTGCCCCGGTCACGCTCGCGCTGCGCGCCCTGCCGACGGCCGGGAGGGGCCGCAAGGGTCCGCGCGAGCTGCTGCTGATGCTGCTGCACAGCCGGTACATGCAGATCATCACGCACCCGGCGTTCACGATCCCGCTGTTCATCGCGAGCCTGTACGGCCTGTACTTCACCCCGCTGTTCGACTTCCTGATGGGCTCGAAGACCGGGCACGTCGCGATGATGGTCCACTTCCTCGCGGTCGGTGTCGTGTTCTTCTGGCCGATCATCGGTGTCGACCCCGGCCCGCACCGGCCCGGTCACCTGATGCGGATGCTGGAGCTGTTCGCGGGCATGCCCTTCCACGCGTTCTTCGGCATCGCGCTGATGATGGCGTCGACGCCGATGGTGGAGACCTTCCAGCACCCGCCCGGCTCGCTCGGCGTCGAGGCGCTGTCCGATCAGAGCGCGGCGGGCGGTATCGCCTGGGCGTTCAGCGAGATCCCGTCGGTGCTGGTGCTGATCGCGCTGCTGTTCCAGTGGTACCGCTCCGAGCAGCGGCAGGCCAAGCGCACGGACCGGGCCGCCGACCGGGACGGCGACAAGGAGCTGGCGGCGTACAACGCCTATCTGGCCTCGCTGAACGCGCGCGAGGGCTGA
- a CDS encoding type 1 glutamine amidotransferase, producing MSDNQLRLVWIYPDLLSTYGDQGNALVVERRARQRGLDVARLDVRSDQPIPTSGDIYLIGGGEDRPQRLAAERLRRDGHLHRAVENGAIVFSVCAGYQILGHEFINDLGQREPGLGLLDVVSVRGEGERCVGDVLGDIDPQLGLPQLTGFENHQGVTHLGPTARPFARVQIGKGNGTGDGTEGAYNGTVFGTYMHGPVLARNPLIADLLLKLALDVNALPPIDDRWYEALRNERIAAAQQPA from the coding sequence ATGAGCGACAACCAACTGCGGCTGGTGTGGATCTACCCGGACCTGCTCAGCACCTACGGCGACCAGGGCAACGCGCTCGTCGTGGAGCGCCGGGCCCGGCAGCGCGGCCTGGACGTGGCCCGGCTGGACGTGCGCAGCGACCAGCCGATCCCGACCTCCGGCGACATCTACCTGATCGGCGGCGGCGAGGACCGTCCGCAGCGGCTCGCGGCCGAGCGGCTGCGCCGTGACGGGCACCTGCACCGGGCGGTGGAGAACGGCGCGATCGTCTTCTCGGTCTGCGCCGGCTACCAGATCCTCGGCCACGAGTTCATCAACGACCTCGGCCAGCGCGAGCCGGGCCTCGGCCTGCTCGACGTGGTGTCGGTGCGCGGCGAGGGCGAGCGGTGCGTCGGCGACGTGCTGGGCGACATCGACCCGCAGCTCGGCCTGCCCCAGCTGACCGGCTTCGAGAACCACCAGGGCGTCACCCACCTCGGCCCCACCGCCCGCCCCTTCGCCCGCGTGCAGATCGGCAAGGGCAACGGCACCGGGGACGGCACGGAGGGCGCGTACAACGGGACGGTCTTCGGCACGTACATGCACGGTCCGGTGCTCGCCCGCAACCCGCTGATCGCCGACCTGCTGCTGAAGCTGGCGCTGGACGTCAACGCGCTGCCGCCGATCGACGACCGCTGGTACGAGGCGCTCCGCAACGAGCGCATCGCGGCTGCGCAGCAGCCTGCGTAG
- a CDS encoding Lrp/AsnC family transcriptional regulator yields MNSRTPSFDELDRQIITALMANARTSFAEIGAAIGLSATAVKRRVDRLRETGVITGFTATVKPSALGWRTEAYVEVYCEGAAPPRRLAEVVRNHPEIAAAMTVTGGADALLHVRARDVEHFEEVLERIRAEPFIRKTISVMVLSHLLPESPEAGATHAAPE; encoded by the coding sequence ATGAACAGCAGGACGCCCTCGTTCGACGAGCTGGACCGCCAGATCATCACCGCGCTCATGGCGAACGCCCGGACCAGCTTCGCCGAGATAGGAGCGGCGATCGGGCTGTCCGCCACGGCGGTCAAACGGCGGGTGGACAGGCTGCGCGAGACCGGGGTGATCACCGGGTTCACGGCGACGGTCAAGCCGTCCGCGCTGGGCTGGCGCACGGAGGCGTACGTCGAGGTGTACTGCGAGGGCGCGGCCCCGCCCCGGCGGCTGGCGGAGGTCGTCCGCAACCATCCGGAGATCGCGGCGGCGATGACGGTGACCGGCGGCGCCGACGCACTGCTGCACGTGCGCGCCCGGGACGTGGAGCACTTCGAGGAGGTGCTGGAGCGGATCCGTGCCGAGCCGTTCATCCGGAAGACGATCAGTGTGATGGTGTTGTCCCATCTGCTCCCGGAAAGCCCGGAAGCCGGCGCCACCCACGCGGCTCCCGAGTGA
- a CDS encoding DUF6153 family protein, whose translation MTGTRAHAQRPPRRRHRALLVVALLAGLLGMHALAPGGGIAHAGHAPAAHTAVSVTAPDDCPDGAGHCGGHRLHHADPSCASGALDGGPQLPAPAPDPVAVVAPAPRPCPGPATAPDGARAPPDLAELQVLRI comes from the coding sequence ATGACCGGCACCCGAGCACACGCCCAGCGACCGCCCCGGCGGCGGCACCGCGCGCTGCTCGTGGTCGCCCTGCTGGCCGGGCTGCTCGGCATGCACGCCCTGGCACCCGGCGGGGGCATCGCACACGCCGGACACGCCCCGGCCGCGCACACTGCGGTGAGCGTCACCGCGCCGGACGACTGCCCGGACGGTGCCGGTCACTGCGGCGGCCACCGGCTGCACCACGCCGACCCCAGCTGTGCCTCGGGCGCGCTGGACGGCGGCCCGCAGCTGCCCGCGCCGGCCCCGGACCCGGTGGCCGTCGTCGCACCGGCCCCCCGCCCGTGCCCCGGTCCGGCCACCGCCCCGGACGGCGCCCGCGCCCCGCCCGATCTGGCGGAACTCCAAGTCCTGCGGATCTAG
- the ddaH gene encoding dimethylargininase: MSDSRVPRPRRFLVCEPRHFAVQYAINPWMNPDRPVDLDLAQEQWQALIRAYRTHGHTVDAVEPVPGLPDMVFAANAAFVVGGRVFGSLFHAPERRPESVHYDTWFKAAGYDVYRPESVTEGEGDLVWTGRYVLAGTGFRTTREAHREAQEFLGHPVIGLTLVDPYFYHLDTALFVLDDDNICYYPEAFSPGSREVLKRLYPDAVLATREDALAFGLNSVSDGRHVFIAPRAEALAERLADHGYVPVPVDLSEFHKAGGGIKCCTQEIR; the protein is encoded by the coding sequence GTGTCCGACAGTCGTGTGCCGCGTCCACGGCGCTTTCTCGTCTGTGAACCCAGACACTTCGCCGTCCAGTACGCGATCAATCCCTGGATGAATCCCGACCGTCCCGTCGACCTGGACCTGGCCCAGGAGCAGTGGCAGGCGCTGATCCGCGCCTACCGGACCCACGGTCACACCGTCGACGCCGTAGAGCCGGTCCCCGGCCTGCCGGACATGGTGTTCGCGGCGAACGCGGCGTTCGTCGTCGGCGGCCGGGTGTTCGGCTCCCTGTTCCACGCTCCGGAGCGGCGCCCGGAGTCGGTCCACTACGACACCTGGTTCAAGGCGGCCGGCTACGACGTCTACCGGCCGGAGTCGGTGACGGAGGGAGAGGGGGACCTGGTGTGGACGGGCCGGTACGTGCTCGCCGGCACCGGGTTCCGCACCACCCGCGAGGCGCACCGGGAGGCGCAGGAGTTCCTCGGCCACCCGGTGATCGGCCTGACCCTGGTGGACCCGTACTTCTACCACCTGGACACGGCGCTGTTCGTCCTGGACGACGACAACATCTGCTACTACCCGGAGGCGTTCTCGCCGGGCAGCCGGGAGGTCCTCAAGCGGCTGTACCCGGACGCGGTGCTCGCCACCCGCGAGGACGCGCTGGCGTTCGGCCTCAACTCCGTCTCCGACGGCCGGCACGTCTTCATCGCGCCCCGCGCCGAGGCGCTCGCCGAACGCCTCGCCGACCACGGTTACGTCCCCGTCCCCGTCGACCTGTCCGAGTTCCACAAGGCCGGCGGCGGCATCAAGTGCTGCACCCAGGAGATCCGCTGA
- a CDS encoding 6-phosphofructokinase, whose product MRIGVLTSGGDCPGLNAVIRSVVHRAVADHGDEVIGFRDGWKGLLECDYLKLDLDAVGGILARGGTILGSSRVRPEHLRDGVERAKGHVAELGLDAIIPIGGEGTLKAARLLSDSGLPIVGVPKTIDNDIAVTDVTFGFDTAVTVATEALDRLKTTAESHQRVLIVEVMGRHTGWIALHSGMAAGAHAVVVPERPFDIEELTRKVGERFEAGKRFAIVVAAEGAKPRPGSMEFDEGGKDIYGHERFAGIARQLSVELEQRLGKEARPVILGHVQRGGTPTAYDRVLATRFGWHAVEAVHRGEFGKMTALRGTDIVMVSLAEAVETLKTVPTERYDEAECVL is encoded by the coding sequence ATGCGCATTGGTGTCCTCACGTCCGGCGGCGACTGCCCCGGCCTGAACGCCGTCATCCGGTCCGTCGTGCACCGTGCCGTCGCCGACCACGGCGACGAGGTCATCGGTTTCCGGGACGGCTGGAAGGGCCTCCTGGAGTGCGACTACCTGAAGCTCGACCTCGACGCCGTGGGCGGCATCCTGGCCCGCGGCGGCACCATCCTCGGCTCCTCCCGGGTCCGCCCGGAGCATCTGCGGGACGGTGTGGAGCGGGCCAAGGGCCATGTCGCGGAACTCGGCCTCGACGCGATCATCCCGATCGGCGGCGAGGGCACGCTGAAGGCGGCCCGGCTGCTGTCGGACAGCGGGCTGCCCATCGTGGGCGTGCCCAAGACGATCGACAACGACATCGCCGTCACCGATGTCACCTTCGGCTTCGACACCGCGGTGACCGTGGCGACCGAGGCCCTGGACCGGCTGAAGACCACCGCCGAGTCGCACCAGCGGGTGCTGATCGTGGAGGTCATGGGCCGGCACACCGGCTGGATCGCGCTGCACTCGGGCATGGCGGCCGGCGCGCACGCCGTCGTCGTACCCGAGCGGCCCTTCGACATCGAGGAGTTGACGCGGAAGGTCGGCGAGCGGTTCGAGGCGGGCAAGCGGTTCGCCATCGTGGTCGCCGCGGAGGGGGCCAAGCCGCGGCCCGGTTCCATGGAGTTCGACGAGGGCGGCAAGGACATCTACGGCCACGAGCGGTTCGCCGGTATCGCCCGGCAGCTGTCGGTCGAACTGGAGCAGCGGCTCGGCAAGGAGGCCCGTCCGGTCATCCTCGGGCACGTGCAGCGGGGCGGCACGCCGACCGCGTACGACAGGGTGCTGGCGACCCGTTTCGGCTGGCACGCGGTGGAGGCCGTGCACCGGGGCGAGTTCGGCAAGATGACGGCGCTGCGCGGGACGGACATCGTGATGGTGTCGCTGGCGGAGGCCGTGGAGACACTGAAGACGGTGCCCACCGAGCGGTACGACGAGGCGGAGTGCGTCCTCTGA
- a CDS encoding DUF305 domain-containing protein codes for MTIRTLTRRAALAAVAVTGALVLAACGGDNDGTGAGHTGHGSSATAGAPATRSASAAAHNAQDVSFAQGMIPHHQQALEMARLAAGRAASARVKDLASRIEKAQDPEIRTMTGWLTSWGEDVPMAGMGHSGHTGMPGMSGMMSEAGMTALKKATGKDFDTRFLSMMVDHHEGAVEMATTEKAKGEYGPAKTMADAIVTAQNAEIKEMKQLLGSR; via the coding sequence ATGACCATCCGTACCCTGACGCGCCGTGCCGCCCTCGCCGCGGTCGCCGTGACCGGAGCCCTCGTCCTGGCCGCCTGCGGCGGCGACAACGACGGCACCGGGGCCGGCCACACCGGCCACGGCTCCTCCGCCACCGCGGGCGCGCCGGCCACTCGGAGCGCGTCGGCCGCCGCGCACAACGCCCAGGACGTCTCCTTCGCGCAGGGCATGATCCCGCACCACCAGCAGGCCCTGGAGATGGCGAGGCTCGCCGCCGGCCGGGCCGCCTCGGCCCGGGTGAAGGACCTCGCCTCGCGCATCGAGAAGGCCCAGGACCCGGAGATCCGCACCATGACCGGCTGGCTGACGTCCTGGGGCGAGGACGTCCCCATGGCCGGCATGGGCCACTCCGGCCACACCGGGATGCCCGGCATGTCCGGGATGATGAGCGAAGCCGGCATGACGGCCCTGAAGAAGGCCACCGGCAAGGACTTCGACACCAGGTTCCTGTCGATGATGGTCGACCACCATGAGGGCGCCGTCGAGATGGCCACCACCGAGAAGGCGAAGGGCGAGTACGGCCCCGCCAAGACCATGGCGGACGCCATCGTCACCGCGCAGAACGCCGAGATCAAGGAGATGAAGCAGCTCCTCGGCAGCCGGTGA
- the rocD gene encoding ornithine--oxo-acid transaminase, with protein MTAPARTRTSDDLIRAEEPVLAHNYHPLPVVVARAEGTWVEDVEGNRYLDLLAGYSALNFGHRHPALVEAAHRQLDQLTLTSRAFHNDRLAEFAERLTQLTGLDMVLPMNTGAEAVESGIKVARKWAYDVKGVPAGQATIVVAAENFHGRTTTIVSFSTDETARAGFGPFTPGFRVVPYNDLAALEAAVDETTAAVLIEPIQGEAGVIIPDDGYLAGVRELTRRKGCLFIADEIQSGLGRTGRTLAVEHEDVVPDMLLLGKALGGGIVPVSAVVARREVLGVLHPGEHGSTFGGNPLAAAVGTAVVELLETGEFQRRAAELGVILRDGLTELVGKGVTGFRSRGLWAGVDVDPALGTGREISERLMREGVLVKDTHGSTIRLAPPLTITAEELRSALAALEKVLG; from the coding sequence ATGACTGCACCCGCGCGCACCCGTACGTCCGACGACCTGATCCGCGCGGAGGAGCCGGTTCTCGCGCACAACTACCACCCGCTGCCCGTGGTCGTGGCCCGGGCCGAGGGCACCTGGGTGGAGGACGTCGAGGGCAACCGCTACCTCGACCTGCTGGCCGGCTACTCGGCCCTCAACTTCGGCCACCGGCACCCCGCGCTCGTCGAGGCGGCGCACCGCCAGCTCGACCAGCTGACGCTGACCTCCCGCGCCTTCCACAACGACCGGCTCGCGGAGTTCGCCGAGCGGCTGACGCAGCTGACCGGCCTGGACATGGTGCTGCCGATGAACACCGGCGCGGAGGCGGTGGAGAGCGGCATCAAGGTGGCCCGCAAGTGGGCGTACGACGTGAAGGGCGTCCCGGCCGGGCAGGCGACGATCGTGGTCGCGGCGGAGAACTTCCACGGCCGGACGACGACCATCGTCAGCTTCTCCACGGACGAGACGGCCCGCGCCGGCTTCGGGCCGTTCACGCCGGGCTTCAGGGTCGTGCCGTACAACGACCTGGCCGCGCTGGAGGCGGCGGTCGACGAGACGACGGCGGCGGTGCTGATCGAGCCCATCCAGGGCGAGGCCGGTGTCATCATCCCGGACGACGGCTACCTCGCCGGGGTGCGCGAACTGACCCGCCGCAAGGGCTGCCTGTTCATCGCGGACGAGATCCAGTCGGGCCTCGGCCGCACGGGCCGTACCCTCGCCGTCGAGCACGAGGACGTCGTCCCGGACATGCTGCTGCTCGGCAAGGCGCTGGGCGGCGGCATCGTGCCGGTGTCGGCGGTGGTGGCCCGGCGCGAGGTGCTGGGCGTGCTGCACCCGGGCGAGCACGGCTCGACGTTCGGCGGCAACCCGCTCGCGGCGGCGGTCGGCACGGCCGTGGTCGAGCTGCTGGAGACCGGCGAGTTCCAGCGCCGGGCGGCCGAGCTGGGTGTGATCCTGCGGGACGGGCTGACCGAGCTGGTCGGCAAGGGCGTGACCGGGTTCCGCTCGCGCGGGCTGTGGGCCGGCGTGGACGTCGACCCGGCGCTCGGCACCGGCCGCGAGATCAGTGAGCGCCTGATGCGCGAGGGCGTCCTGGTCAAGGACACCCATGGCTCCACGATCCGGCTGGCGCCGCCGCTGACCATCACGGCGGAGGAGCTGCGGTCCGCCCTGGCGGCGCTGGAGAAGGTGCTGGGCTGA